The following coding sequences lie in one Arabidopsis thaliana chromosome 3, partial sequence genomic window:
- a CDS encoding Ribosomal protein S10p/S20e family protein: MAVSTVSSFLLPSFGIPSSSPSSTRLKVSLLPSSSTHGGLSSCVLTKPSVSLTKVFAVPDTLDPTPEILDEPASEVPSSSSISVDADKMAPKQKIRIKLRSYWVPLIEDSCKQILDAARNTNAKTMGPVPLPTKKRIYCVLKSPHVHKDARFHFEIRTHQRMIDILYPTAQTIDSLMQLDLPAGVDVEVKL, encoded by the exons ATGGCGGTTTCTACTGTATCGTCGTTTCTATTGCCATCTTTCGGCATTCCAAGCTCTTCGCCTTCTTCTACCAGACTCAAAGTCTCTCTGCTGCCTTCATCTTCTACCCATGGCGGCCTTAGTTCCTGCGTCCTTACGAAACCATCCGTCTCGCTTACGAAGGTCTTCGCTGTTCCCGATACCCTAGATCCAACTCCAGAAATTCTCGATGAACCCGCCTCTGAG GTTCCGAGCTCTTCATCCATCAGTGTAGACGCGGATAAG ATGGCGCCAAAGCAAAAGATTAGGATCAAGCTTAGATCATACTGGGTGCCTCTTATTGAGGACTCATGCAAGCAGATACTTGATGCTGCGAGAAACACCAATGCAAAGACGATGGGTCCTGTTCCATTGCCAACCAAGAAGCGTATCTACTGTGTTCTCAAGTCTCCTCACGTTCACAAGGATGCTAGGTTCCATTTTGAAATCCGGACACACCAGCGCATGATTGATATTCTCTACCCGACTGCTCAAACTATCGATTCTTTGATGCAACTTGATCTTCCTGCTGGTGTCGATGTGGAAGTGAAGctctga